In Deltaproteobacteria bacterium, a single window of DNA contains:
- a CDS encoding AgmX/PglI C-terminal domain-containing protein: protein MAAAPSQLGVDVGTSGGDWLFKQDDMLLGPVPAKVLVDKLYKGEITGRTFVAREGSDDFVPIETIDFFKVHAKKAQVKVQIDKDTTTQIAVQKKQRNLKLGGFGAVGLIVLAGGAYGAYWLAVNKPWRNANDADLITISVEAPAISLAAKPSDEVAIAIPEPSGTNPAVPAPPHKGVPTKHHGSTAPTPSASPQTDATDPDGMKATQQFDSATISQIAQQKANTVYPCIKAEAVAHPPTDQVNLPLEFTVGNDGRVGKVWVDNHDFGEGTPLYACLVKTLKTWSFPHYEGEQANVKLKFAWGPKH, encoded by the coding sequence ATGGCGGCAGCGCCAAGCCAGTTGGGCGTCGACGTCGGTACCTCAGGCGGCGATTGGCTCTTCAAGCAGGACGACATGCTGCTTGGGCCCGTCCCGGCCAAGGTGCTCGTCGACAAGCTCTACAAGGGCGAGATCACCGGCCGCACGTTCGTGGCGCGCGAGGGCAGCGACGACTTCGTGCCCATCGAGACCATCGACTTCTTCAAGGTCCACGCGAAGAAGGCCCAGGTCAAAGTCCAGATCGACAAGGACACCACCACCCAGATCGCCGTCCAGAAGAAGCAGCGGAATCTGAAGTTGGGAGGCTTTGGCGCGGTGGGCCTCATCGTGCTGGCCGGCGGCGCGTACGGCGCGTACTGGCTCGCGGTGAACAAGCCCTGGCGCAACGCCAACGACGCGGACCTCATCACCATCAGCGTGGAGGCGCCGGCCATCTCCCTGGCGGCCAAGCCGTCGGACGAGGTGGCGATTGCGATCCCCGAGCCGTCCGGGACGAACCCCGCCGTGCCTGCCCCGCCGCACAAGGGCGTCCCGACCAAGCACCACGGGAGCACGGCGCCCACGCCCAGCGCGAGCCCGCAGACCGACGCCACCGATCCGGACGGCATGAAGGCCACGCAGCAGTTCGACAGCGCGACCATTTCCCAGATTGCGCAGCAGAAGGCGAACACGGTGTACCCGTGCATCAAGGCCGAGGCGGTGGCGCACCCGCCGACCGATCAGGTCAACTTGCCGCTCGAGTTCACCGTGGGCAACGACGGCCGCGTGGGCAAGGTCTGGGTCGACAACCACGACTTCGGCGAGGGCACGCCGCTCTACGCGTGCCTGGTGAAGACGCTCAAGACCTGGAGCTTCCCCCACTACGAAGGCGAGCAGGCGAACGTGAAGCTCAAGTTCGCCTGGGGGCCGAAGCACTGA
- a CDS encoding tRNA pseudouridine synthase A, translating to MARPPKRRFALLLAYEGTRFAGWQMQPGARTVQETVGDALVAVGITPRVEGASRTDRGVHARAMVVSITARIPHGPEWLRDELRKHLPDDVRLRAVAGARDDFHAQFSSVGKRYRYRLWLAREPGGSRFAWRLPDAEHPQATVEGFSLRALQSALAAMVGKRSFAGAMHGTAREGLSDLVEARLVRQVDSPRGRELTLAFTADRFGKYMVRTLVGIAARAAWGELDPASLGRQLDSEVRLNQLVAPPQGLLLSKVFYRDGEDPFPWLQR from the coding sequence GTGGCCCGCCCCCCCAAGCGCCGCTTCGCGCTGCTCCTCGCCTACGAGGGTACCCGCTTCGCCGGCTGGCAGATGCAGCCCGGCGCCCGGACCGTCCAGGAGACCGTGGGCGACGCGCTGGTGGCGGTGGGCATTACGCCCCGCGTCGAAGGCGCCAGCCGCACCGATCGCGGCGTCCACGCGCGAGCGATGGTGGTGAGCATCACCGCGCGCATCCCGCATGGGCCGGAGTGGCTCCGCGACGAGCTGCGAAAGCACCTGCCGGACGACGTCCGCCTGCGCGCCGTGGCCGGGGCCCGCGACGACTTCCACGCCCAGTTCTCCTCGGTGGGCAAGCGCTACCGCTATCGATTGTGGCTCGCGCGCGAGCCGGGCGGGTCGCGCTTCGCCTGGCGGCTTCCGGACGCCGAGCATCCCCAAGCGACGGTCGAGGGATTCTCGCTCCGCGCGCTGCAGTCGGCGCTCGCGGCGATGGTGGGCAAGCGCAGCTTCGCGGGCGCCATGCACGGCACCGCGAGGGAAGGGCTGAGCGATCTCGTGGAGGCGCGGCTGGTGCGTCAGGTGGACTCACCGCGCGGGCGCGAGCTCACGCTGGCCTTCACGGCCGATCGCTTCGGCAAGTACATGGTGCGCACGCTGGTGGGCATCGCGGCGCGCGCGGCATGGGGCGAGCTCGATCCGGCTTCGCTCGGCCGCCAGCTCGATTCGGAAGTGCGCCTCAACCAGCTCGTGGCGCCGCCGCAGGGGCTTCTGCTCTCCAAGGTCTTCTACCGCGACGGGGAAGACCCTTTTCCGTGGCTGCAACGCTAG
- a CDS encoding ribbon-helix-helix domain-containing protein, whose amino-acid sequence MDRMRLTSLVFRIPKPRLEQLKDLSRRTRVRQSEYLREAIADLLAKYDPEAI is encoded by the coding sequence ATGGATCGGATGCGGCTCACTTCGTTGGTGTTCCGGATTCCCAAGCCCCGTTTGGAGCAGCTGAAGGACCTGTCGCGGCGCACCCGCGTGCGGCAGAGCGAGTACCTCCGCGAGGCCATCGCGGACCTGTTGGCGAAGTACGACCCAGAGGCGATTTAG
- the larE gene encoding ATP-dependent sacrificial sulfur transferase LarE produces MNEADARALAASSAPKLAAMRAQLRELGSVLVAFSGGVDSTLVLKVAVEELGDRAIALTAISPSVAPDERAEAEALAKKIGAKHVVVDSNELNNPAYAANPTNRCYFCKSELYSICDAKQAELKLAAVVDGFNADDKKDYRPGHRAAEEHRVKSPLAAAGLTKAEVRAHSLLLGLPTWDKPQTPCLASRLPYGTSVTVERLTQIGSSEKDLRALGLRDFRVRYHGDIARIELSAEELPKMLDPDVRAAAQQALAKRGFKFVTVDLEPFRSGRLNEAAGIAKPAEN; encoded by the coding sequence ATGAACGAGGCTGATGCCCGAGCGCTCGCTGCGTCGAGCGCGCCCAAGCTCGCCGCCATGCGCGCGCAGCTGCGCGAGCTCGGATCGGTGCTCGTCGCGTTCTCGGGCGGCGTGGACTCGACGCTGGTCCTCAAGGTCGCGGTCGAGGAGCTTGGCGACAGGGCGATCGCGCTGACTGCCATCTCTCCGTCGGTCGCGCCCGACGAGCGCGCCGAGGCGGAAGCGCTCGCGAAGAAGATCGGCGCGAAGCACGTGGTGGTCGACTCGAACGAGCTCAACAATCCGGCCTACGCCGCGAACCCGACCAACCGCTGCTACTTCTGCAAGAGCGAGCTGTACTCGATCTGCGACGCGAAGCAGGCGGAGCTGAAGCTCGCGGCCGTCGTCGACGGCTTCAACGCCGACGACAAGAAGGACTATCGCCCCGGTCACCGCGCCGCCGAAGAGCACCGCGTGAAGAGCCCGCTCGCGGCGGCCGGGCTCACGAAGGCCGAAGTCCGCGCGCACTCGCTGCTGCTGGGTTTGCCGACCTGGGACAAGCCGCAGACGCCCTGCCTCGCCTCGCGCTTGCCGTACGGCACGAGCGTGACCGTGGAGCGGCTCACGCAGATTGGCTCGTCGGAAAAAGATCTGCGCGCCCTCGGGCTGCGCGACTTCCGCGTGCGCTACCACGGCGACATCGCGCGCATCGAGCTGTCCGCCGAAGAGCTCCCGAAGATGCTCGATCCCGACGTGCGCGCGGCCGCGCAGCAGGCGCTGGCGAAGCGCGGCTTCAAGTTCGTCACCGTGGATCTCGAGCCTTTTCGCAGCGGCCGCCTCAACGAAGCCGCCGGGATCGCCAAGCCCGCGGAAAACTGA
- the cysC gene encoding adenylyl-sulfate kinase, with translation MTTSSTGFTVWLTGMNGAGKTTLAKYLAGRFNALGRPVEVLEGNETAELFAKGLGETKEERNLLVKRLGYTARGITRAQGVAIVPALSPYRDARDQLRREIGRFVEVFVDCPVEVLISRDTTGRYKKAMTGEIPNFVGITDPYEPPSNPEVVVRTDSEAVAEAADRIFQSLLDLGYLRGEEVHLLAGKSMKRGKPGKKTKGAKPADIRTGTTPKPAPAAAKPAAKPEAKAKAAPAARRPDKSGSKARPAARAAKTVKAAKKKAK, from the coding sequence ATGACCACCTCTTCGACCGGTTTCACCGTGTGGCTCACCGGCATGAACGGCGCGGGCAAGACCACGCTGGCCAAGTACCTCGCGGGTCGCTTCAACGCCTTGGGCCGACCGGTTGAAGTCCTCGAGGGCAACGAGACGGCGGAGCTGTTCGCCAAGGGCCTCGGCGAGACCAAGGAAGAGCGCAACCTGCTCGTGAAGCGCCTCGGCTACACGGCGCGCGGCATCACCCGCGCCCAGGGCGTGGCCATCGTCCCGGCGCTTTCGCCGTACCGCGATGCGCGCGACCAGCTTCGCCGCGAGATCGGCCGCTTTGTGGAGGTCTTCGTCGACTGCCCGGTCGAGGTGCTCATCAGCCGCGACACCACCGGCCGGTACAAGAAGGCCATGACCGGCGAGATCCCGAACTTCGTGGGCATCACCGATCCGTACGAGCCGCCCTCGAACCCCGAGGTCGTGGTCCGCACCGACTCCGAGGCCGTCGCCGAGGCCGCCGACCGCATCTTCCAGAGCCTGCTCGACCTCGGCTACCTGCGCGGCGAAGAGGTGCACCTCCTCGCGGGCAAGTCGATGAAGCGCGGCAAGCCCGGCAAGAAGACCAAGGGCGCCAAGCCCGCCGACATCCGCACCGGCACCACGCCGAAGCCCGCGCCCGCCGCCGCCAAGCCGGCCGCGAAGCCCGAGGCCAAGGCCAAGGCCGCGCCCGCCGCGCGCCGCCCTGACAAGAGCGGCAGCAAGGCCCGTCCGGCTGCTCGCGCCGCGAAGACCGTGAAGGCCGCTAAAAAAAAGGCCAAGTGA